A single window of Micrococcaceae bacterium Sec5.1 DNA harbors:
- a CDS encoding FG-GAP-like repeat-containing protein, whose translation MSRRKSIATAVLLALALAVSATGPAASAVDAPDVKVSGNPIVGAVLIVDGAQEHFEGCGGYGDPGYSIQWLRDGEPIAPDPRFSPYLHVVELDDLGGRISAVASGSPAACAGRKVVTQQTAVVEKEPLRAAGFTGRGVFELLGRTHDWTLMLYLGEDTSKGWKESRQVGPGWGLFTRIIAGGDLTHDGIADLMVENTSGTLYRFPGTGDGGFHTDNAQGTWEWSAMDNAIGPGDWNGDGPNDLLASDATGDLFVFPSQPFGGWGAREKVGHGWDVMDLLIGPGDWDGDGNVDVLAKDKAGRLYLYGGDGHGGWTTARQIGQGWNALTMIGSAGDFNRDGFNDVHGVNAGGDLVMYYGDGRGGWKGVETVGWGWNIFNGLY comes from the coding sequence GTGTCGAGAAGGAAGTCAATCGCAACAGCAGTGCTGCTGGCTCTGGCGCTCGCAGTTTCTGCAACGGGTCCGGCCGCGTCCGCAGTAGACGCGCCGGACGTGAAAGTATCGGGCAACCCAATCGTGGGGGCGGTGTTGATCGTCGATGGGGCCCAGGAGCACTTCGAAGGCTGCGGCGGATACGGGGACCCTGGATATTCCATTCAGTGGCTTCGCGACGGGGAACCGATCGCACCGGATCCCCGTTTTAGCCCCTACCTCCATGTCGTGGAATTGGACGACCTCGGCGGTCGGATCTCCGCTGTGGCCAGTGGCTCGCCCGCCGCATGCGCCGGCCGGAAAGTGGTGACGCAGCAAACCGCAGTGGTAGAGAAAGAACCACTGCGGGCTGCAGGATTCACGGGGCGCGGAGTCTTCGAACTGCTGGGCCGAACCCATGACTGGACGCTCATGCTGTACCTCGGCGAGGACACATCAAAGGGATGGAAGGAAAGCCGTCAGGTAGGCCCGGGATGGGGACTGTTTACCAGGATCATTGCCGGGGGCGATCTGACCCACGACGGCATTGCTGATCTGATGGTCGAGAACACCTCGGGGACGCTCTACCGGTTCCCGGGGACAGGCGACGGCGGATTCCACACTGATAACGCACAGGGCACCTGGGAGTGGAGCGCCATGGACAACGCGATTGGGCCCGGTGACTGGAACGGGGATGGACCTAACGATCTGCTGGCCAGCGACGCAACTGGCGATCTTTTCGTCTTCCCTTCCCAGCCGTTCGGCGGCTGGGGTGCTCGGGAAAAGGTCGGCCACGGCTGGGACGTCATGGACCTGCTCATCGGGCCTGGTGACTGGGATGGAGACGGCAACGTGGACGTCCTGGCGAAAGACAAAGCCGGACGCCTGTATCTGTATGGCGGCGACGGCCACGGTGGCTGGACCACCGCTCGGCAGATCGGGCAGGGCTGGAATGCCTTGACGATGATCGGCAGTGCTGGCGACTTCAACCGGGACGGTTTCAATGATGTCCACGGCGTTAATGCCGGTGGCGATCTGGTGATGTACTACGGCGACGGCCGCGGCGGTTGGAAGGGTGTTGAAACTGTCGGTTGGGGCTGGAACATCTTCAACGGGCTCTACTGA
- a CDS encoding VCBS repeat-containing protein, whose amino-acid sequence MISWKNDSFRRASAAGLLAVLLAVSAVAPAAMAIDPDDVHLDGRTIVGSYLSVAASNYFEGCSGSWKPDMTIQWLRDGVPVPVVPPENPYLYRLRTPDLGHRISAVVTGSPVNCADRTVTTPPSDPIMKEPMRAEGFTGRNAFEVMARKHDGTLMLYLGQDNAKGWKDVRQVGPGWEGFSKIIGAGDFGADGVNDLLTQNSEGRMFQFNGTGDGGFHTYQDPGIDYGFGPGWNAFDKVLGPGDFDGDGLNDLLASEANGDLYLYPSGFERVIKPGVYVGHGWDVMDLLIGPGDWDGDGNVDVLAKDKTGRLYFYGGNGHGGWTTARQIGQGWNALTMIGSAGDFNRDGFNDVHGVNAAGDLVMYYGDGRGGWKGVETVGWGWNIFNGLY is encoded by the coding sequence ATGATTTCATGGAAAAATGACAGCTTCCGGCGTGCAAGCGCTGCGGGGCTCTTGGCGGTGCTACTTGCGGTTTCGGCCGTGGCCCCCGCCGCAATGGCCATCGATCCTGATGACGTCCACCTTGATGGGCGAACCATTGTGGGTTCGTATCTGTCGGTGGCCGCGTCCAACTACTTCGAGGGCTGCAGCGGAAGTTGGAAGCCCGACATGACAATTCAATGGCTGAGGGACGGCGTACCCGTTCCTGTTGTTCCACCGGAGAACCCGTATTTGTATCGTTTGAGAACCCCTGATCTCGGTCACCGTATTTCTGCAGTCGTCACGGGATCGCCCGTGAACTGTGCCGATCGGACAGTAACCACGCCTCCATCGGACCCCATCATGAAGGAACCCATGAGGGCCGAGGGCTTCACGGGCAGGAACGCCTTTGAGGTCATGGCACGCAAGCATGACGGGACCCTGATGCTGTACCTCGGACAGGACAACGCAAAGGGTTGGAAGGACGTGCGGCAGGTTGGGCCAGGCTGGGAAGGCTTCAGCAAAATCATCGGGGCCGGCGATTTTGGGGCCGATGGTGTCAACGACCTCCTCACGCAGAACAGTGAGGGGAGGATGTTCCAGTTCAATGGCACCGGCGACGGCGGCTTCCACACTTATCAGGATCCCGGAATCGACTATGGCTTTGGACCGGGGTGGAATGCCTTCGACAAAGTGCTGGGGCCCGGCGACTTCGATGGCGATGGCTTGAATGATCTCCTCGCCAGTGAGGCCAATGGCGATCTTTACCTCTACCCTTCAGGTTTTGAGCGAGTCATCAAGCCGGGAGTTTACGTCGGCCACGGCTGGGACGTCATGGACCTGCTGATCGGCCCCGGGGACTGGGACGGCGACGGCAACGTGGACGTGCTGGCCAAGGACAAGACCGGAAGGCTCTACTTCTACGGCGGGAATGGTCACGGTGGCTGGACCACCGCTCGGCAGATCGGGCAGGGCTGGAATGCCTTGACGATGATCGGCAGTGCTGGCGACTTCAACCGGGACGGTTTCAACGATGTCCATGGGGTGAATGCCGCTGGCGATCTGGTGATGTACTACGGCGATGGCCGCGGGGGCTGGAAGGGCGTTGAGACTGTCGGTTGGGGCTGGAACATCTTCAACGGGCTCTACTGA
- a CDS encoding HipA domain-containing protein, whose amino-acid sequence MTFHRIADVYKQGILAARLERHEGGTKFSYLQRYLDAGLPAVATTLPVSPEPVFTPSGAVPPYFTGLLPEGRRLNSLRRSVKASADDELALLMAAGGDAVGDVQTVPHGEALAEGGAAVVLDSKLPLDFDALLGDSGLIDPVALAGVQDKLSAGMISLPVAQAGKRYILKLNAPEFPSVVENEFLMFRYARRLRIPVSHVQLVHDVGGRVGLLVERFDRVTAPDGSPLRLAVEDGAQILGLYPADKYSVPFSEVCSALAGHCPARLPAVRNLVIQLAFAWLTGNGDLHAKNVSMVEAPGVLGVREFTIAPVYDIPSTVVYGDKTLALAVGGKKTGISRKHFLAWAAKLGLTERAAQHSVDIALKATGSLISDLDGGASPFGARQTREWTKELKHRRRLLEG is encoded by the coding sequence ATGACCTTCCACCGCATCGCCGACGTCTACAAGCAGGGCATCCTCGCGGCGCGCCTCGAACGCCATGAGGGCGGCACCAAGTTCAGCTACCTCCAGCGGTACCTCGACGCCGGCCTACCCGCCGTGGCAACGACACTCCCCGTGAGTCCCGAGCCCGTTTTCACGCCCAGCGGTGCAGTACCGCCCTACTTCACCGGCCTGCTGCCTGAGGGCCGGCGGCTCAACTCGCTACGACGCAGCGTCAAGGCGAGCGCGGACGACGAACTCGCCCTCCTCATGGCGGCGGGCGGCGACGCAGTGGGCGATGTCCAGACGGTCCCGCACGGCGAGGCGCTGGCGGAAGGGGGCGCCGCCGTCGTGCTTGACTCAAAACTGCCCCTGGACTTTGATGCGTTACTGGGCGATTCCGGATTGATCGATCCCGTAGCGTTGGCGGGTGTGCAGGACAAGTTATCTGCCGGAATGATTTCACTCCCCGTGGCGCAGGCGGGCAAGCGCTACATCCTTAAGCTCAACGCTCCGGAGTTCCCATCAGTGGTGGAAAACGAGTTCCTGATGTTCCGTTATGCGCGACGGCTGCGAATTCCGGTGAGCCATGTGCAGTTGGTGCACGACGTCGGCGGCCGGGTGGGGCTTCTGGTGGAGCGTTTTGACCGGGTCACCGCCCCCGACGGCTCGCCTCTGCGGCTGGCGGTGGAGGACGGCGCCCAAATCCTGGGGCTGTACCCGGCGGACAAATACAGCGTTCCGTTCAGCGAAGTCTGTTCAGCGCTGGCCGGGCATTGCCCTGCACGCCTTCCAGCAGTGCGCAATCTGGTCATCCAACTCGCGTTTGCCTGGCTGACGGGGAACGGGGACCTGCACGCCAAGAACGTTTCCATGGTGGAGGCGCCTGGAGTTCTTGGCGTCCGCGAATTCACCATCGCCCCGGTCTACGACATTCCCTCCACAGTGGTCTACGGCGACAAGACGCTGGCTTTGGCCGTCGGCGGGAAGAAGACCGGCATCTCACGCAAGCACTTCCTCGCCTGGGCCGCGAAGCTTGGGCTGACTGAACGGGCGGCCCAGCATTCAGTGGACATCGCCCTCAAGGCAACCGGCTCCTTGATCAGCGACCTCGACGGCGGCGCCTCACCGTTCGGAGCGAGGCAAACCAGGGAGTGGACCAAGGAGCTCAAGCATCGTCGGCGCCTGCTGGAGGGCTGA
- a CDS encoding helix-turn-helix transcriptional regulator: MAATNLMATLGSEVRARRASLSLSQQDLADLAGVSERFVRFVETGKSTVQLEPLLAVLDTLGLELSLRQAGLPTASEIASESAP; this comes from the coding sequence GTGGCAGCCACCAACCTTATGGCAACTTTGGGTTCTGAAGTACGCGCCCGCCGTGCCTCGTTGAGCCTGAGCCAACAGGACCTCGCCGATCTCGCAGGTGTCTCGGAGCGGTTCGTCCGATTCGTGGAAACAGGCAAGAGCACAGTCCAGCTTGAGCCACTTTTGGCCGTACTCGACACCCTCGGCCTGGAACTTTCCCTCCGTCAAGCTGGCCTGCCCACGGCTTCTGAGATAGCTTCTGAGTCAGCACCATGA
- a CDS encoding WHG domain-containing protein has product MTDQPYHHGKLREALLERAMETIEQAGVDGLSLRQLARDLNVSHGAPAKHFRDKQALIDALALAGFELMNQRILAAAHAGDDLRQRFASVANAYVDFAVSHPALLTVMYSTKHHPGSSTELRNIGEQGIHVARSLIAEAQDGGALAPGDTETLAMVCFVSLHGAALLAAGKQLDGNSVEDVVAATTDTLWAGMAAGVPAAQLSKTPLTRPRTG; this is encoded by the coding sequence ATGACGGACCAGCCCTACCACCATGGCAAGCTGCGCGAGGCGCTACTGGAGCGCGCTATGGAAACCATTGAGCAAGCCGGCGTCGACGGACTCTCCCTGAGGCAATTGGCCCGGGACCTTAATGTCAGCCACGGTGCGCCGGCCAAACATTTCCGCGACAAGCAAGCCCTCATCGACGCCTTGGCGTTGGCTGGCTTTGAGCTGATGAACCAGCGCATACTCGCGGCTGCCCATGCCGGAGATGACCTTCGTCAGCGCTTTGCCAGCGTGGCCAACGCCTACGTGGACTTCGCGGTCTCCCACCCGGCACTCTTGACCGTCATGTACTCCACCAAGCATCACCCAGGGTCCAGCACTGAGTTGCGGAACATCGGCGAGCAAGGGATCCATGTGGCGCGCTCCCTCATTGCAGAGGCACAGGATGGTGGAGCGTTGGCTCCGGGCGACACGGAAACCCTGGCCATGGTGTGCTTCGTGAGCTTGCACGGCGCCGCGCTCCTTGCGGCAGGCAAGCAGTTGGACGGCAACAGCGTTGAGGACGTTGTTGCTGCCACCACGGACACCTTGTGGGCCGGCATGGCCGCCGGAGTTCCAGCCGCGCAGCTCTCAAAGACACCCCTCACCCGCCCCAGGACTGGGTGA
- a CDS encoding GNAT family N-acetyltransferase — protein MTNWRIRDFHSSDLDGILHLWESLKADGVEPVYALSEVLASCEKDHAVVAVQGDQVVGAAVGRAAHDQGWVVFLATLTEFRGRGIGTSLLSAVENRMAPHGLNKLSALMPETETRVEAFLGRGFVVKKNLRYFERTIPVQRQELEPLSLLGGRILARDLWENVAGMKREKELLERRLVLPLAEADLADEYGVVPPRAVVLFGPPGTGKTTFAKAIASRLEWPFVEVFPSRLASDPKGLAGALRETFLEIAELEHAVVFIDEVEEIASQRAGDPPSPLQGVTNELLKIIPAFREQPGRLLVCATNFIRALDTAFLRHGRFDYVIPIGLPDVHAREAMWQRFIPATVVDDVDIAQLVERTQGFSPADIEFAARSASQRALEKAVYDDAPTSGASSTVSSNGRKGPVTQDYLDAIADTRTTVSDEVYQEFLEDIDVLGRV, from the coding sequence ATGACCAACTGGCGTATCAGGGACTTCCATTCGTCCGATCTTGACGGCATCCTGCACCTCTGGGAGTCACTCAAGGCTGATGGTGTAGAGCCCGTGTACGCACTCTCTGAGGTCCTTGCCTCGTGCGAAAAGGACCACGCAGTGGTGGCGGTCCAGGGCGACCAAGTAGTTGGCGCCGCCGTTGGGCGTGCGGCCCATGACCAAGGCTGGGTCGTTTTCCTCGCGACACTGACAGAGTTCCGCGGCAGGGGCATTGGCACTTCTCTGCTGTCCGCCGTCGAGAACCGCATGGCTCCGCACGGACTCAACAAGCTGTCCGCGCTCATGCCGGAAACCGAGACACGCGTGGAAGCGTTCCTGGGCCGCGGCTTCGTGGTGAAGAAAAACCTGCGGTACTTCGAGCGGACCATCCCTGTGCAACGCCAGGAGCTGGAGCCACTGAGCCTGCTGGGTGGTCGGATCCTGGCCCGTGACCTGTGGGAAAACGTGGCGGGCATGAAGCGCGAGAAGGAACTCTTGGAACGCCGTCTGGTTCTCCCGCTGGCTGAGGCCGACCTCGCCGACGAGTACGGCGTGGTGCCGCCGCGCGCCGTCGTGCTTTTTGGTCCTCCGGGCACCGGCAAGACCACCTTCGCCAAGGCCATCGCGTCGCGGCTGGAGTGGCCATTCGTGGAGGTGTTCCCGTCACGGCTTGCGTCTGACCCCAAGGGACTGGCCGGGGCTCTGCGGGAGACGTTCCTGGAAATCGCCGAGCTTGAACACGCCGTGGTGTTCATCGACGAAGTGGAAGAGATCGCCTCGCAGCGGGCGGGCGATCCGCCGTCGCCGCTGCAGGGCGTCACCAACGAACTCCTTAAGATCATCCCGGCATTCCGCGAACAGCCCGGACGTCTCCTGGTCTGCGCCACCAACTTCATCCGCGCCCTGGACACAGCTTTCCTGCGCCATGGCCGGTTCGATTACGTCATCCCCATCGGCCTGCCGGACGTCCACGCCCGCGAGGCAATGTGGCAGCGGTTCATCCCCGCCACCGTGGTGGACGACGTCGACATCGCCCAGTTGGTGGAGCGCACCCAGGGCTTCTCGCCGGCGGACATCGAGTTCGCGGCACGCAGCGCCTCCCAGCGTGCCTTGGAAAAAGCAGTGTACGACGACGCACCTACTTCGGGTGCGTCGTCCACAGTCTCGTCGAACGGACGGAAGGGCCCGGTCACGCAGGACTACCTCGACGCCATCGCCGATACCCGGACGACCGTGAGTGACGAGGTGTACCAGGAGTTCCTCGAAGACATCGATGTGCTGGGCCGCGTGTAA
- a CDS encoding phosphohydrolase — MTEPRFTVETAKILAEVAHNRQKDKLKRPYREHVLAVGDALADFDEDIQIAGYLHDIAEDTPITRQALLDMGVSERALAIIERVTRRFHDDPDDYEAGIRFVAEDHDATLVKIADNAHNSLPERVQALAEKWPDKPPMTRYADARPVLYTAVPREEVELILQRVNPYLLPELDDIVPE; from the coding sequence ATGACCGAACCACGCTTCACCGTTGAGACCGCGAAGATACTCGCCGAGGTGGCCCACAACCGCCAAAAGGACAAGCTCAAGCGTCCTTATCGGGAGCATGTCCTGGCGGTGGGGGACGCGCTAGCGGACTTTGACGAGGACATCCAGATTGCGGGCTACCTTCACGATATCGCCGAGGATACGCCCATCACACGGCAAGCCTTGTTGGATATGGGGGTCTCCGAGCGCGCCCTTGCCATCATTGAACGTGTCACACGCCGCTTCCACGACGACCCCGACGATTATGAAGCAGGGATCCGGTTTGTGGCCGAGGATCACGATGCCACCTTGGTCAAAATTGCCGATAATGCCCACAACTCCCTTCCGGAACGAGTCCAGGCGCTGGCAGAGAAATGGCCCGACAAGCCGCCCATGACCCGCTACGCCGACGCCCGTCCGGTGCTCTATACGGCCGTGCCGCGGGAAGAAGTGGAGTTGATCCTGCAGAGGGTAAACCCGTATCTACTTCCGGAGCTCGACGACATCGTTCCTGAGTAA
- a CDS encoding low temperature requirement protein A produces the protein MSTNPLRHALSRMGGRDPHEKHRTATPLELFFDLTFVIAFGVAGSQFAHAVAEAHFWPGLLAFAFAMFATIWAWINFTWFASAYDTDDWVFRVVTMVQMVGVLILAMGIEPLFHSIIEGKHVDNVAMVLGYIIMRVALIFQWLRAARQDPARRETCLRYAKYVAVVQVGWVGVLLIDASVATTFLMAAPLFILEMAAPYFAERNIRTPWHAHHIAERYGLLAIIALGECLIGAIETLRAIVALHGWTLDAALVGLSGTGLAFALWWIYFILPSGPALHVQRHRSWIFGYGHLPLFAAIAATGAGLHVAAYFIDDEAHIPAAAAVASIAIPVILFKVSLSTLYGIMLGLERSHLWGTTSVVLGLATSIAMAAAGASVPVCMLEMMVVLGLSIVFDERQGHKGRAAALRRLEAAAG, from the coding sequence ATGTCCACAAATCCCCTGCGCCACGCGCTGTCCCGGATGGGCGGCCGCGATCCTCACGAGAAGCATCGCACGGCCACCCCGCTGGAGCTGTTCTTCGACCTGACGTTTGTCATTGCCTTCGGCGTCGCCGGTAGCCAATTCGCCCATGCTGTGGCGGAGGCACATTTCTGGCCGGGGCTCCTGGCATTCGCGTTCGCCATGTTCGCAACTATCTGGGCCTGGATCAATTTCACGTGGTTCGCCAGCGCCTATGACACCGACGACTGGGTGTTCCGCGTGGTCACCATGGTCCAAATGGTGGGAGTACTCATCCTGGCCATGGGCATAGAGCCGTTGTTCCACTCGATCATCGAAGGCAAGCACGTGGACAACGTGGCTATGGTGCTCGGCTACATCATCATGCGAGTGGCGCTGATCTTCCAGTGGCTGCGCGCTGCCCGCCAGGACCCTGCACGCCGTGAAACGTGCTTGCGGTATGCAAAGTACGTTGCAGTGGTGCAAGTCGGCTGGGTGGGGGTCCTCTTGATCGACGCGAGCGTGGCCACCACCTTCCTCATGGCAGCCCCGTTGTTCATCCTGGAGATGGCGGCGCCATACTTCGCGGAACGGAACATCCGCACCCCGTGGCACGCCCATCACATCGCAGAACGCTACGGGCTCCTGGCCATCATTGCGTTGGGCGAATGTTTGATCGGCGCGATTGAAACGCTGCGCGCGATCGTTGCCCTCCACGGCTGGACGTTGGATGCTGCGCTGGTTGGTTTGAGCGGGACAGGGCTGGCCTTTGCCCTGTGGTGGATTTACTTCATCCTGCCCTCGGGCCCGGCCCTCCACGTGCAACGGCACCGCTCATGGATATTCGGATACGGGCACCTTCCCCTTTTCGCAGCCATCGCCGCCACCGGCGCCGGACTTCACGTTGCCGCCTACTTCATTGATGATGAAGCCCACATCCCGGCGGCCGCCGCAGTTGCCTCGATCGCCATCCCGGTCATCCTGTTCAAGGTCTCGCTCAGCACCCTTTACGGCATCATGCTTGGGCTGGAGCGCAGCCACCTTTGGGGCACTACTTCGGTAGTGCTTGGCCTCGCCACGAGTATCGCAATGGCGGCCGCGGGCGCATCCGTGCCTGTGTGCATGCTGGAAATGATGGTGGTGCTCGGCCTCTCGATCGTTTTCGATGAACGCCAGGGACACAAGGGCCGGGCAGCAGCGTTGCGTCGACTGGAGGCGGCGGCGGGCTAA
- a CDS encoding VCBS repeat-containing protein has protein sequence MKGGAAGVLAAWLIGTSLAPAANAVDADDLVIYGPNIVGAALSVERAYDYFIACDPNPQVNYTVQWLRDGKPVGPSPGYSTALHALTIDDVGSRISAVVSGAQECPPVRVDDPRVIRKEPSRAEGFTGRGAFELEARRSDGVLFSYLGQDASQGWKSVLRIGPGWESFTRIIAPGDITADGLNDILATDLSGALVQYEGYGDGAFTTHYRNVVGSGWNAMDKVVGPGDFDGNGLNDLLASDAKGDLYLYPRVDRSSWSPRVKVGQGWGTMDLIFAPGDFNGDGNVDVMAKDKDGRLFLYGGNGRGGWITPRQVGQGWNALSKIGSVGDFNHDGFSDVHGVNAAGDLLMYYGDGRGGWKGVETVGRGWGGFNGLY, from the coding sequence TTGAAAGGCGGCGCGGCCGGCGTGCTGGCTGCCTGGCTTATCGGCACGTCCTTGGCGCCAGCGGCGAACGCTGTCGATGCCGACGACCTTGTCATTTATGGCCCCAACATTGTGGGTGCGGCGCTCTCCGTCGAGCGAGCCTACGACTACTTCATTGCATGCGATCCAAACCCGCAGGTGAACTACACCGTCCAGTGGCTGCGGGACGGTAAGCCGGTGGGGCCCAGTCCTGGGTATTCCACAGCGCTCCATGCACTGACCATTGATGATGTTGGATCCAGGATCTCGGCGGTTGTCAGCGGTGCTCAGGAGTGCCCGCCCGTTCGGGTGGACGATCCAAGGGTGATCCGGAAAGAACCGTCACGGGCCGAGGGCTTCACGGGCCGGGGTGCCTTTGAATTGGAGGCCCGCCGCTCGGATGGGGTGCTGTTTTCGTATCTGGGCCAGGACGCGTCGCAAGGCTGGAAGAGCGTCCTGCGAATCGGGCCGGGCTGGGAGTCCTTTACGAGAATTATCGCCCCAGGAGACATCACCGCGGACGGCCTCAACGACATCCTGGCTACGGACCTCTCAGGCGCCCTCGTTCAGTACGAAGGTTATGGTGACGGCGCGTTCACCACCCACTATCGAAATGTCGTCGGCTCAGGATGGAATGCGATGGATAAGGTGGTGGGTCCCGGGGATTTCGATGGAAATGGACTGAACGACCTTTTGGCGAGCGACGCCAAGGGAGACCTCTATCTATACCCCAGGGTTGACAGAAGCTCGTGGAGTCCGCGGGTAAAAGTCGGCCAAGGCTGGGGCACCATGGACTTGATTTTCGCGCCGGGAGACTTCAACGGTGACGGCAACGTAGATGTCATGGCGAAGGACAAGGACGGCCGGCTGTTCCTGTATGGCGGCAATGGCCGCGGCGGATGGATCACGCCGAGGCAGGTAGGGCAAGGCTGGAATGCCTTGTCCAAAATCGGAAGTGTCGGGGATTTCAACCACGATGGGTTCAGTGATGTCCACGGCGTAAATGCTGCCGGTGATCTGTTGATGTACTACGGCGATGGTCGAGGCGGGTGGAAAGGCGTGGAGACAGTGGGCCGCGGCTGGGGCGGTTTCAACGGGCTCTACTAA
- a CDS encoding SDR family oxidoreductase codes for MTMTYSGTTALITGASSGLGAEFASRFAARGSNLVLVARRADRLEDLAKQLRGEHGIAVAVLPMDLGRAGVGKELVDEMAKRGITVDTLINNAGFGTRAPLVEEDPEVIASEIALNVAALVDITRAFLPGMLSSGKGALVNVASTAAFQPIPGMAVYGATKAFVLSFTEAVAHEAKSSGLRVLALCPGATRTEFFDVLGSESAAVGRMQTSAQVVQTALKALDRPGTPASVVSGWANRIAAGLAQRVPRALAVGIAARAVQE; via the coding sequence ATGACCATGACCTATTCCGGTACCACTGCGCTGATCACAGGTGCCAGCTCCGGGCTTGGCGCTGAATTCGCAAGCCGCTTTGCTGCCCGAGGCTCCAACCTTGTCCTGGTGGCCCGCCGCGCAGACCGTCTTGAAGACTTGGCCAAGCAATTGCGGGGCGAGCACGGCATAGCCGTCGCCGTGCTTCCCATGGACCTTGGCCGGGCCGGTGTCGGCAAGGAACTCGTAGATGAAATGGCCAAGCGTGGAATCACAGTGGACACCCTCATCAACAACGCAGGCTTCGGAACCCGGGCTCCGTTGGTGGAGGAAGACCCGGAAGTCATCGCTTCCGAGATCGCACTCAATGTGGCTGCCTTGGTGGATATCACCCGGGCCTTCCTGCCGGGCATGCTCTCCTCGGGCAAGGGTGCGCTGGTGAATGTCGCCAGCACCGCCGCGTTCCAGCCGATCCCTGGCATGGCCGTCTACGGGGCAACCAAGGCGTTCGTCCTCAGCTTCACCGAGGCCGTTGCCCACGAGGCCAAGAGCTCCGGACTTCGTGTGCTTGCCCTCTGCCCGGGCGCCACCCGCACCGAGTTCTTCGATGTCCTCGGCAGCGAATCCGCGGCAGTCGGGCGGATGCAAACCTCAGCGCAGGTTGTGCAAACAGCGCTCAAGGCGCTGGACCGGCCCGGAACGCCGGCAAGTGTTGTGTCCGGCTGGGCCAACCGCATCGCCGCCGGTCTCGCGCAGCGAGTGCCGAGGGCGCTCGCGGTAGGCATCGCTGCCCGTGCTGTTCAGGAGTAG
- a CDS encoding serine hydrolase domain-containing protein, whose amino-acid sequence MHSQVIAPGFESVAELFGSFLERDPEYSAQVAAYHRGVKVLDLSGGPHIRPDSVTGVFSCSKGMAGLVIALLVQDGELDLDAEVVKYWPEFGAEGKASITVSQLLSHQVGLLGVEGGVSLEEVNNSELAAAKLAKLPPLWKPGAAFGYHALTIGIFMEELCRRVTGSTVQEVFEHRIRSVTGAHFYLGLPEAEEERFAPFRWAADPTWPWVDPASHFGLSANAAEGDILDLPNIREVRAAGMSSVAGVSSAEGMARIYAAAATGLATGGQAVAPLLTEETIRRVSAEQVFGIDRVFGETGCFGTVFMKSHSRMPFGSYRAFGHDGASASLGFADPAYELGFGYVPQQAEPGGIGCHNLLLSSAVREAIAGLS is encoded by the coding sequence ATGCATTCACAGGTGATCGCCCCAGGTTTCGAGTCCGTAGCCGAGCTGTTCGGTAGTTTCCTCGAACGAGACCCTGAGTATTCTGCCCAAGTGGCGGCGTACCATCGGGGCGTCAAAGTGCTGGATCTCAGCGGTGGGCCTCACATCCGTCCTGATTCAGTCACGGGTGTTTTCTCGTGCTCCAAGGGCATGGCAGGCCTTGTCATAGCTCTGCTGGTTCAAGACGGCGAACTGGATCTCGACGCGGAAGTGGTCAAATATTGGCCGGAGTTCGGTGCCGAAGGAAAGGCCTCCATCACTGTTTCCCAACTCCTTTCGCACCAGGTCGGGCTGTTGGGCGTCGAGGGAGGCGTGAGCCTTGAGGAAGTCAACAATTCCGAACTCGCGGCCGCGAAGCTCGCCAAACTTCCCCCGCTGTGGAAGCCGGGTGCGGCGTTCGGTTATCACGCCCTGACGATCGGCATTTTTATGGAGGAGCTGTGCCGGCGAGTCACGGGTTCCACGGTCCAGGAGGTCTTCGAACATCGCATCCGATCCGTGACGGGTGCCCACTTCTACCTTGGCCTACCGGAGGCTGAGGAAGAACGCTTCGCGCCTTTCCGCTGGGCGGCAGATCCCACGTGGCCCTGGGTGGACCCCGCCAGCCATTTCGGCTTGTCGGCCAACGCTGCAGAGGGCGACATCCTCGATCTTCCGAACATCCGCGAGGTCCGCGCCGCCGGTATGAGCTCGGTAGCGGGCGTTTCCAGCGCTGAGGGCATGGCCAGAATCTACGCTGCTGCAGCGACGGGGTTGGCGACCGGCGGTCAAGCCGTCGCACCCCTCCTGACGGAGGAGACCATTCGCAGGGTTTCCGCTGAGCAGGTGTTCGGGATTGATCGCGTCTTCGGCGAGACCGGCTGCTTTGGCACGGTTTTCATGAAGTCGCACAGCCGGATGCCGTTCGGCAGCTACCGCGCGTTCGGGCACGACGGCGCCAGCGCGTCTTTGGGGTTCGCGGACCCGGCGTATGAACTTGGCTTTGGATACGTTCCGCAACAGGCCGAGCCCGGAGGAATTGGTTGCCACAATCTCCTGCTCAGTTCAGCCGTGCGAGAGGCGATAGCGGGGCTTTCGTAG